A single region of the Nomia melanderi isolate GNS246 chromosome 12, iyNomMela1, whole genome shotgun sequence genome encodes:
- the LOC116426086 gene encoding uncharacterized protein LOC116426086 isoform X1 translates to MESGVGQSKKQIRVGFYDIEGTIGKGNFAVVKLARHRITKTEVAIKIIDKTQLDPTNLEKVYREVEIMKQLEHPHIVKLYQVMETKNMIYMVCEYASKGEIFDYIARYGRMGEPRARATFAQILSAVEYCHATGVAHRDLKAENLLLDAQMNVKIADFGFSNRFSPGERLSTWCGSPPYAAPEVFRGKHYAGPEIDVWSLGVVLYVLVCGALPFDGSTLQSLRDRVLSGRFRIPYFMSTDCESLIRKMLVLEPSKRYTIPQIKRHRWMAGSADTICSMIITRSSSSIQEPNEQILRLMHSLGIDITRTRESLRNSSYDHHAAIYFLLLERLKQHRISSSTNNSCWPSVARTKEDKFKSRTREDATRGGKRFSSTSSSTDEGCCSAEGDLEEGPSGDELREAQIKLEEHRLGLDHDISQRIDSQIVNRRLSDYQHHFDTPLMDPIDPPSRTTLFIAGGSGSSSSELFESSFDSGCPPDYSGANSFTSSLPSCTPPPTLSPSPITGRISRVSQGRRASDGGPRLLFCQQGGGDRPAKQRSIQDSGKARGHLDLVHLRPPSTPPENQQQFKLRGDFSTQLQLLVQQRMLQQKRNLYHRHRGGGSPTPLNVSTSATSRRTDHVPRQDSYKLAQRTQILPPLSQGHVDRDFDRERKRDEERWKSLPSRLAADCQLAERTLLWSQQKKIYQVGLSGGASYLPPGSVGGFLWATGSNPHSTIFENVGDPME, encoded by the exons atggagTCTGGAGTCGGACAAAGCAAGAAGCAAATTCGTGTTGGATTTTATGACATTGAAGGCACCATTGGCAAAGGAAACTTTGCTGTGGTAAAACTAGCTAGACATCGTATTACTAAGACAgag GTAGCCATTAAAATAATCGATAAAACACAATTGGATCCCACTAATCTTGAAAAAGTATATAGAGAAGTGGAAATAATGAAGCAATTGGAACACCCGCATATTGTCAAATTATATCAAGTTATGGAAACAAAGAATATGATATATATG GTGTGCGAATATGCAAGCAAGGGTGAAATATTTGACTATATTGCACGCTATGGACGAATGGGAGAACCCAGAGCTCGTGCAACATTTGCTCAAATACTTTCCGCGGTTGAATACTGCCACGCGACGGGTGTAGCGCATCGTGATCTCAAAGCTGAGAATTTACTCTTAGACGCTCAGATGAACGTAAAAATTGCAGATTTCGGATTTAGTAATAGATTTTCGCCTGGTGAAAGGCTAAGCACATGGTGTGGTAGTCCCCCTTATGCAGCACCAGAAGTTTTTCGTGGGAAACATTACGCTGGCCCTGAAATTGATGTGTGG AGTTTAGGCGTTGTACTATACGTATTAGTATGCGGAGCACTGCCCTTTGATGGTTCCACCCTTCAGTCTTTAAGAGATCGTGTTCTGAGTGGAAGATTTAGAATTCCATATTTTATGAGTACAG ATTGTGAAAGTTTAATCCGTAAAATGTTGGTTTTGGAACCTTCTAAACGATACACCATTCCACAAATAAAGAGACATCGTTGGATGGCAGGATCTGCTGATACTATTTGTTCAATGATTATAACAAGGTCATCTTCATCCATCCAAGAACCAAATGAACAAATACTTCGACTTATGCATAGCTTAGGCATAGATATTACACGAACCAGAGag TCTTTAAGAAATAGCAGTTATGATCATCATGCTGCTATTTATTTCTTGTTGCTGGAGAGGTTGAAGCAACATCGTATTAGTAGCTCGACAAACAATAGTTGCTGGCCTAGCGTAGCAAGAACAAAAGAAGACAAATTCAAATCAAG AACAAGGGAAGATGCAACTCGAGGAGGGAAAAGGTTCAGTTCAACTAGTTCTTCGACCGATGAAGGATGCTGTAGCGCAGAAGGTGACCTAGAAGAAGGTCCAAGCGGCGATGAATTGAGAGAAGCTCAGATTAAACTTGAGGAACATAGACTAGGCCTAGATCATGATATCAGTCAACGAATTGACAGTCAGATAGTCAATCGACGATTAAGTGATTATCAACACCATTTTGATACCCCACTTATGGATCCTATTGATCCTCCTAGTCGAACAACATTGTTCATTGCGGGTGGTAGTGGTAGTTCGTCGTCCGAACTTTTTGAATCTAGTTTTGATTCCGGTTGCCCACCAGATTACTCTGGGGCAAACTCATTCACCAGCAGTTTGCCATCTTGCACACCTCCACCAACTTTGAGTCCATCGCCGATAACTGGTAGAATATCTAGAGTGTCTCAAGGGCGTAGGGCCTCTGATGGTGGACCTAGATTGCTATTTTGTCAGCAAGGTGGTGGAGATAGACCAGCCAAGCAACGAAGTATTCAAG attcgGGCAAAGCAAGAGGTCATTTGGATCTTGTTCACTTAAGACCGCCGTCTACTCCACCTGAGAATCAACAACAATTTAAACTTCGTGGTGACTTTAGTacacaattacaattattagtGCAGCAACGAATGTTGCAACAAAAACGAAATCTCTATCATAGACACAGAGGTGGAGGAAGTCCAACCCCATTGAATGTGTCTACGAGCGCCACGAGCAGACGTACTGATCACGTACCGAGACAAGATAGTTATAAATTAGCTCAGAGAACACAAATTTTACCACCTTTATCTCAGGGACACGTTGATAGAGATTTTGACAGAGAAAGAAAACGGGATGAGGAAAGATGGAAAAGCCTGCCATCCCGATTAGCGGCAGATTGTCAGTTAGCAGAAAGGACATTGCTGTGGAGTCAACag aagaaaatatatcaGGTGGGTCTCAGTGGAGGAGCATCATACTTGCCACCTGGCAGTGTGGGTGGCTTTTTATGGGCCACTGGAAGCAACCCTCATTCAACCATCTTCGAAAATGTTGGGGATCCAATGGAATGA
- the LOC116426086 gene encoding uncharacterized protein LOC116426086 isoform X2 — MESGVGQSKKQIRVGFYDIEGTIGKGNFAVVKLARHRITKTEVAIKIIDKTQLDPTNLEKVYREVEIMKQLEHPHIVKLYQVMETKNMIYMVCEYASKGEIFDYIARYGRMGEPRARATFAQILSAVEYCHATGVAHRDLKAENLLLDAQMNVKIADFGFSNRFSPGERLSTWCGSPPYAAPEVFRGKHYAGPEIDVWSLGVVLYVLVCGALPFDGSTLQSLRDRVLSGRFRIPYFMSTDCESLIRKMLVLEPSKRYTIPQIKRHRWMAGSADTICSMIITRSSSSIQEPNEQILRLMHSLGIDITRTRESLRNSSYDHHAAIYFLLLERLKQHRISSSTNNSCWPSVARTKEDKFKSRTREDATRGGKRFSSTSSSTDEGCCSAEGDLEEGPSGDELREAQIKLEEHRLGLDHDISQRIDSQIVNRRLSDYQHHFDTPLMDPIDPPSRTTLFIAGGSGSSSSELFESSFDSGCPPDYSGANSFTSSLPSCTPPPTLSPSPITGRISRVSQGRRASDGGPRLLFCQQGGGDRPAKQRSIQDSGKARGHLDLVHLRPPSTPPENQQQFKLRGDFSTQLQLLVQQRMLQQKRNLYHRHRGGGSPTPLNVSTSATSRRTDHVPRQDSYKLAQRTQILPPLSQGHVDRDFDRERKRDEERWKSLPSRLAADCQLAERTLLWSQQKIYQVGLSGGASYLPPGSVGGFLWATGSNPHSTIFENVGDPME, encoded by the exons atggagTCTGGAGTCGGACAAAGCAAGAAGCAAATTCGTGTTGGATTTTATGACATTGAAGGCACCATTGGCAAAGGAAACTTTGCTGTGGTAAAACTAGCTAGACATCGTATTACTAAGACAgag GTAGCCATTAAAATAATCGATAAAACACAATTGGATCCCACTAATCTTGAAAAAGTATATAGAGAAGTGGAAATAATGAAGCAATTGGAACACCCGCATATTGTCAAATTATATCAAGTTATGGAAACAAAGAATATGATATATATG GTGTGCGAATATGCAAGCAAGGGTGAAATATTTGACTATATTGCACGCTATGGACGAATGGGAGAACCCAGAGCTCGTGCAACATTTGCTCAAATACTTTCCGCGGTTGAATACTGCCACGCGACGGGTGTAGCGCATCGTGATCTCAAAGCTGAGAATTTACTCTTAGACGCTCAGATGAACGTAAAAATTGCAGATTTCGGATTTAGTAATAGATTTTCGCCTGGTGAAAGGCTAAGCACATGGTGTGGTAGTCCCCCTTATGCAGCACCAGAAGTTTTTCGTGGGAAACATTACGCTGGCCCTGAAATTGATGTGTGG AGTTTAGGCGTTGTACTATACGTATTAGTATGCGGAGCACTGCCCTTTGATGGTTCCACCCTTCAGTCTTTAAGAGATCGTGTTCTGAGTGGAAGATTTAGAATTCCATATTTTATGAGTACAG ATTGTGAAAGTTTAATCCGTAAAATGTTGGTTTTGGAACCTTCTAAACGATACACCATTCCACAAATAAAGAGACATCGTTGGATGGCAGGATCTGCTGATACTATTTGTTCAATGATTATAACAAGGTCATCTTCATCCATCCAAGAACCAAATGAACAAATACTTCGACTTATGCATAGCTTAGGCATAGATATTACACGAACCAGAGag TCTTTAAGAAATAGCAGTTATGATCATCATGCTGCTATTTATTTCTTGTTGCTGGAGAGGTTGAAGCAACATCGTATTAGTAGCTCGACAAACAATAGTTGCTGGCCTAGCGTAGCAAGAACAAAAGAAGACAAATTCAAATCAAG AACAAGGGAAGATGCAACTCGAGGAGGGAAAAGGTTCAGTTCAACTAGTTCTTCGACCGATGAAGGATGCTGTAGCGCAGAAGGTGACCTAGAAGAAGGTCCAAGCGGCGATGAATTGAGAGAAGCTCAGATTAAACTTGAGGAACATAGACTAGGCCTAGATCATGATATCAGTCAACGAATTGACAGTCAGATAGTCAATCGACGATTAAGTGATTATCAACACCATTTTGATACCCCACTTATGGATCCTATTGATCCTCCTAGTCGAACAACATTGTTCATTGCGGGTGGTAGTGGTAGTTCGTCGTCCGAACTTTTTGAATCTAGTTTTGATTCCGGTTGCCCACCAGATTACTCTGGGGCAAACTCATTCACCAGCAGTTTGCCATCTTGCACACCTCCACCAACTTTGAGTCCATCGCCGATAACTGGTAGAATATCTAGAGTGTCTCAAGGGCGTAGGGCCTCTGATGGTGGACCTAGATTGCTATTTTGTCAGCAAGGTGGTGGAGATAGACCAGCCAAGCAACGAAGTATTCAAG attcgGGCAAAGCAAGAGGTCATTTGGATCTTGTTCACTTAAGACCGCCGTCTACTCCACCTGAGAATCAACAACAATTTAAACTTCGTGGTGACTTTAGTacacaattacaattattagtGCAGCAACGAATGTTGCAACAAAAACGAAATCTCTATCATAGACACAGAGGTGGAGGAAGTCCAACCCCATTGAATGTGTCTACGAGCGCCACGAGCAGACGTACTGATCACGTACCGAGACAAGATAGTTATAAATTAGCTCAGAGAACACAAATTTTACCACCTTTATCTCAGGGACACGTTGATAGAGATTTTGACAGAGAAAGAAAACGGGATGAGGAAAGATGGAAAAGCCTGCCATCCCGATTAGCGGCAGATTGTCAGTTAGCAGAAAGGACATTGCTGTGGAGTCAACag aaaatatatcaGGTGGGTCTCAGTGGAGGAGCATCATACTTGCCACCTGGCAGTGTGGGTGGCTTTTTATGGGCCACTGGAAGCAACCCTCATTCAACCATCTTCGAAAATGTTGGGGATCCAATGGAATGA
- the LOC116426086 gene encoding uncharacterized protein LOC116426086 isoform X3, protein MESGVGQSKKQIRVGFYDIEGTIGKGNFAVVKLARHRITKTEVAIKIIDKTQLDPTNLEKVYREVEIMKQLEHPHIVKLYQVMETKNMIYMVCEYASKGEIFDYIARYGRMGEPRARATFAQILSAVEYCHATGVAHRDLKAENLLLDAQMNVKIADFGFSNRFSPGERLSTWCGSPPYAAPEVFRGKHYAGPEIDVWSLGVVLYVLVCGALPFDGSTLQSLRDRVLSGRFRIPYFMSTDCESLIRKMLVLEPSKRYTIPQIKRHRWMAGSADTICSMIITRSSSSIQEPNEQILRLMHSLGIDITRTRESLRNSSYDHHAAIYFLLLERLKQHRISSSTNNSCWPSVARTKEDKFKSRTREDATRGGKRFSSTSSSTDEGCCSAEGDLEEGPSGDELREAQIKLEEHRLGLDHDISQRIDSQIVNRRLSDYQHHFDTPLMDPIDPPSRTTLFIAGGSGSSSSELFESSFDSGCPPDYSGANSFTSSLPSCTPPPTLSPSPITGRISRVSQGRRASDGGPRLLFCQQGGGDRPAKQRSIQDSGKARGHLDLVHLRPPSTPPENQQQFKLRGDFSTQLQLLVQQRMLQQKRNLYHRHRGGGSPTPLNVSTSATSRRTDHVPRQDSYKLAQRTQILPPLSQGHVDRDFDRERKRDEERWKSLPSRLAADCQLAERTLLWSQQVGLSGGASYLPPGSVGGFLWATGSNPHSTIFENVGDPME, encoded by the exons atggagTCTGGAGTCGGACAAAGCAAGAAGCAAATTCGTGTTGGATTTTATGACATTGAAGGCACCATTGGCAAAGGAAACTTTGCTGTGGTAAAACTAGCTAGACATCGTATTACTAAGACAgag GTAGCCATTAAAATAATCGATAAAACACAATTGGATCCCACTAATCTTGAAAAAGTATATAGAGAAGTGGAAATAATGAAGCAATTGGAACACCCGCATATTGTCAAATTATATCAAGTTATGGAAACAAAGAATATGATATATATG GTGTGCGAATATGCAAGCAAGGGTGAAATATTTGACTATATTGCACGCTATGGACGAATGGGAGAACCCAGAGCTCGTGCAACATTTGCTCAAATACTTTCCGCGGTTGAATACTGCCACGCGACGGGTGTAGCGCATCGTGATCTCAAAGCTGAGAATTTACTCTTAGACGCTCAGATGAACGTAAAAATTGCAGATTTCGGATTTAGTAATAGATTTTCGCCTGGTGAAAGGCTAAGCACATGGTGTGGTAGTCCCCCTTATGCAGCACCAGAAGTTTTTCGTGGGAAACATTACGCTGGCCCTGAAATTGATGTGTGG AGTTTAGGCGTTGTACTATACGTATTAGTATGCGGAGCACTGCCCTTTGATGGTTCCACCCTTCAGTCTTTAAGAGATCGTGTTCTGAGTGGAAGATTTAGAATTCCATATTTTATGAGTACAG ATTGTGAAAGTTTAATCCGTAAAATGTTGGTTTTGGAACCTTCTAAACGATACACCATTCCACAAATAAAGAGACATCGTTGGATGGCAGGATCTGCTGATACTATTTGTTCAATGATTATAACAAGGTCATCTTCATCCATCCAAGAACCAAATGAACAAATACTTCGACTTATGCATAGCTTAGGCATAGATATTACACGAACCAGAGag TCTTTAAGAAATAGCAGTTATGATCATCATGCTGCTATTTATTTCTTGTTGCTGGAGAGGTTGAAGCAACATCGTATTAGTAGCTCGACAAACAATAGTTGCTGGCCTAGCGTAGCAAGAACAAAAGAAGACAAATTCAAATCAAG AACAAGGGAAGATGCAACTCGAGGAGGGAAAAGGTTCAGTTCAACTAGTTCTTCGACCGATGAAGGATGCTGTAGCGCAGAAGGTGACCTAGAAGAAGGTCCAAGCGGCGATGAATTGAGAGAAGCTCAGATTAAACTTGAGGAACATAGACTAGGCCTAGATCATGATATCAGTCAACGAATTGACAGTCAGATAGTCAATCGACGATTAAGTGATTATCAACACCATTTTGATACCCCACTTATGGATCCTATTGATCCTCCTAGTCGAACAACATTGTTCATTGCGGGTGGTAGTGGTAGTTCGTCGTCCGAACTTTTTGAATCTAGTTTTGATTCCGGTTGCCCACCAGATTACTCTGGGGCAAACTCATTCACCAGCAGTTTGCCATCTTGCACACCTCCACCAACTTTGAGTCCATCGCCGATAACTGGTAGAATATCTAGAGTGTCTCAAGGGCGTAGGGCCTCTGATGGTGGACCTAGATTGCTATTTTGTCAGCAAGGTGGTGGAGATAGACCAGCCAAGCAACGAAGTATTCAAG attcgGGCAAAGCAAGAGGTCATTTGGATCTTGTTCACTTAAGACCGCCGTCTACTCCACCTGAGAATCAACAACAATTTAAACTTCGTGGTGACTTTAGTacacaattacaattattagtGCAGCAACGAATGTTGCAACAAAAACGAAATCTCTATCATAGACACAGAGGTGGAGGAAGTCCAACCCCATTGAATGTGTCTACGAGCGCCACGAGCAGACGTACTGATCACGTACCGAGACAAGATAGTTATAAATTAGCTCAGAGAACACAAATTTTACCACCTTTATCTCAGGGACACGTTGATAGAGATTTTGACAGAGAAAGAAAACGGGATGAGGAAAGATGGAAAAGCCTGCCATCCCGATTAGCGGCAGATTGTCAGTTAGCAGAAAGGACATTGCTGTGGAGTCAACag GTGGGTCTCAGTGGAGGAGCATCATACTTGCCACCTGGCAGTGTGGGTGGCTTTTTATGGGCCACTGGAAGCAACCCTCATTCAACCATCTTCGAAAATGTTGGGGATCCAATGGAATGA